In Chroicocephalus ridibundus chromosome 4, bChrRid1.1, whole genome shotgun sequence, one genomic interval encodes:
- the GOLGA5 gene encoding golgin subfamily A member 5 produces the protein MSWLADLAGKAEDLLNRVDQGAASALSKKDTTSSAAYDHKNLDSANEYSELRQHTGELKYQTSSKAAYISSAAENIKHQKATILAGTANVKPARRTSSDVSSPVESVSTPRAASHFVRRKKSEPDDELLFDFLNSSEKEPNGRMDSKKEKSKAPVLQNHSRTSSISSVSTSTQSAKTTEDNSIRSQGNETPDSSDSGLGTQGDGVKDTSLSPVTNPSLSANDDCKSHELSNLRLENQLLRNEVQSLNQEMASLIQRSKETQEELNKSRERVEKWNVDHSKSDRMVRELRARVDDLTEAVGAKDSQLAVLKVRLQEADQLLSARKEALEALQSEKSRIIQDHSEGSSLQNQALQTLQERLRDADSALKREQESYKQMQNEFAARLSKMEAERQNLAEGITVAERKYLDEKRRADELQQQVKVTKNHLESAKQELADYKQKATRILQSKEKLINSLKEGSGIEGLDSNTASTMELEELRHERDTQREEIQKLMGQIQQMRTELQDMETQQVSEAESVREQLQDLQEQIAAHKMAKQEAEAELERQKQELHYTEEELYRTKNTLQSRIKDREEEIQKLRNQLTNKALSSSSQTELENRLHQLTETLIQKQTMLENLSTEKNSLVYQLERLEQQLKAIQGTSTNGPSINMAGIDSAEGARMRNVPVLFSDMDTNMAGMYGRVRKAASSIDQFSIRLGIFLRRYPIARVFVIIYMALLHLWVMIVLLTYTPEMHHESPSGR, from the exons ATGTCTTGGCTTGCTGATCTCGCTGGAAAGGCAGAGGATCTACTCAACAGAGTTGATCAAGGAGCTGCATCGGCTCTGAGCAAAAAAGACACAACAAGCAGTGCAGCTTATGATCATAAGAATTTGGACTCTGCTAATGAATATTCTGAATTGCGTCAGCATACTGGAGAACTCAAGTATCAGACATCATCCAAAGCAGCCTACATCTCCTCAGcagctgaaaatattaaacatcAGAAGGCCACAATCCTGGCAGGAACAGCAAATGTTAAACCAGCACGTAGGACATCTTCAGACGTCTCTTCTCCCGTAGAAAGTGTTTCCACACCCAGAGCTGCCTCAcattttgtcagaagaaaaaagtcGGAACCTGATGATGAGCTGCTCTTTGATTTTCTCAACAGTTCGGAGAAAGAGCCTAATGGAAGGATGGACTctaaaaaagagaagagcaaggcACCTGTTCTTCAAAATCACTCTCGGACTTCAAGCATTAGTTCTGTGTCTACAAGTACACAGAGTGCAAAAACTACTGAAGATAATTCCATCAGGAGCCAAGGCAATG AAACTCCAGACAGTTCAGATTCTGGACTGGGAACACAAGGTGATGGTGTGAAGGATACATCACTAAGTCCAGTAACTAATCCCAGCCTTTCAGCTAATGATGATTGCAAATCACATGAGCTATCCAATCTTCGTCTGGAGAATCAGCTGCTGCGGAATGAAGTTCAATCTTTAAATCAAGAAATGGCTTCATTAATTCAGAGGTCCAAAGAAACACAAGAAG AATTGAACAAATCCCGGGAAAGGGTTGAGAAGTGGAACGTCGACCATTCAAAGAGCGACAGGATGGTTAGAGAACTTCGAGCTCGAGTTGATGATCTGACAGAAGCTGTTGGTGCCAAGGATTCACAGCTAGCTGTGCTGAAAGTACGGTTGCAAGAAGCTGATCAGCTCTTAAGTGCTCGGAAAGAAGCTTTGGAAGCATTGCAGAGTGAAAAATCACG GATAATACAGGACCACAGTGAAGGGAGCAGTTTGCAAAATCAAGCCCTTCAAACTCTTCAAGAAAGGCTGCGTGATGCAGACTCCGCACTCAAGCGAGAGCAAGAAAGTTACAAACAAATGCAG AATGAGTTTGCAGCTCGTCTAAGTAAAATGGAAGCAGAACGTCAGAACTTGGCAGAAGGGATAACTGTGGCAGAAAGAAAGTATTTAGATGAAAAGAGGAGAGCTGATGAGCTTCAGCAGCAAGTCAAAGTAACTAAAAACCACCTAGAATCTGCAAAACAGGAACTGGCAGACTATAAACAGAAAGCTACTCGCATACTCCAA tcTAAAGAAAAGTTAATAAACAGCTTAAAAGAAGGCTCTGGTATTGAAGGCCTGGATAGCAATACTGCGAGCACAATGGAACTAGAAGAACTGAGACATGAGCGAGACACTCagagagaagaaatacagaaactaaTGGGACAAATACAACAGATGAGAACAGAGCTGCAG GATATGGAGACTCAGCAGGTAAGTGAAGCTGAGTCAGTGAGAGAGCAGCTTCAAGACCTACAAGAACAAATAGCAGCACATAAAATGGCCAAACAAGAGGCAGAAGCTGAACTAGAACGGCAAAAACAG GAACTCCATTATACCGAAGAAGAATTGTATCGAACAAAGAATACTTtgcaaagcagaataaaagacagagaggaagaaattcaGAAGCTCAGAAATCAG ctCACAAACAAGGCTCTAAGTAGTAGTAGTCAGACAGAATTAGAAAATCGGCTTCATCAGCTGACAGAAACACTAATACAGAAGCAAACCATGTTAGAGAACCTGAGCACAGAGAAAAACTCACTTGTCTATCAACTGGAACGACTTGAGCAACAGCTGAAGGCTATCCAAGGCACTAGTACTAATGGACCTTCCATTAATATGGCAGGCATTGACAGTGCTGAAG gTGCTCGTATGCGTAATGTTCCTGTCCTGTTCAGTGACATGGATACTAACATGGCAGGAATGTATGGGAGAGTTCGCAAAGCTGCCAGTAGTATAGATCAGTTTAG CATTCGGCTGGGAATCTTTCTAAGGCGCTATCCCATAGCAAGGGTCTTTGTAATCATTTACATG gcATTGCTTCATCTCTGGGTCATGATTGTTCTACTCACCTACACCCCAGAAATGCATCATGAGAGTCCCAGTGGCAGATAG
- the LOC134514593 gene encoding atherin-like — MAAGQRRGQTPTRPALRVPAIPALPRVQRAAGGRAQSTPGVVVPRCPVGGSVTSAGVEHASRGPGARPGNRLRNSSPFLMRERKEEILLEKQRAAAPPAIPRQKCRNHEGPVSSEAAITAPLCPAPPLPPGRGA; from the exons ATGGCGGCCGGGCAGAGGCGGGGCCAGACACCCACCCGACCGGCACTACGTGTCCCAGCAATCCCGGCGCTCCCCCGCGTTCAAAGGGCGGCGGGGGGTCGCGCGCAAAGCACGCCGGGAGTCGTAGTCCCCCGGTGCCCCGTAGGCGGCTCCGTCACGAGTGCCGGCGTGGAGCACGCCTCGCGTGGGCCGGGAGCCCGGCCGGGAAACAGGCTGAGAAACTCCTCCCCATTTttaatgagagaaagaaaagaagagatcTTGTTGGAAAAGCAGAG ggctgcagctcctcctgccatcCCAAGGCAGAAGTGCAGGAATCACGAAGGGCCGGTCTCCTCAGAGGCCGCCATTACCGCCCCGCTCTGCCCCGCCCCACCCCTCCCACCGGGACGCGGGGCTTGA